One genomic segment of Labrus bergylta chromosome 17, fLabBer1.1, whole genome shotgun sequence includes these proteins:
- the LOC110001636 gene encoding neuropeptide FF receptor 2-like gives MTQSLNSTWEGLNPLNFSNQENLLFHQNITYVDFYLHKSSVAVVFTVSYLLIFAVCMVGNGVVCFIVLRSKNMRTVTNLFILNLAISDLLVGIFCMPTTLVDNIITGWPFGSVLCKLSGMVQGISVSASVFTLVAIAVDRFRCIVYPFKQKLTIPTSKLIIVVIWVLAVSIMCPSGVMLQVTKEHRVRIILGHNDTQPFYWCRENWPNQEMRKIYTTVLFANIYLAPLSLIVIMYARIGFTLSKTTIPTGSGSGSESEKGAGNNKPTMEGRQTISKKKTRVIMMLLVVALLFILSWLPLWTLMMLSDYASLTEHQYRVINIYVYPFAHWLAFFNSSINPIIYGFFNENFRRGFQAAFKFQLCSVGIERQKIYSHRIRGNAVLPFQPPAFHRLGSRGGSVLARNGNCAGQEGSSLHGRSDNKEHDLIMEAVEQAFQI, from the exons ATGACCCAGAGTCTAAACTCTACCTGGGAGGGCCTGAATCCGCTCAATTTCTCAAACCAGGAAAATCTTCTGTTCCACCAGAACATCACCTATGTCGACTTCTACCTCCACAAGTCCTCTGTGGCTGTTGTCTTCACCGTCTCCTACCTGCTCATCTTTGCGGTGTGCATGGTGGGAAACGGGGTGGTTTGTTTCATCGTGCTGCGGAGCAAGAACATGCGCACGGTCACCAACCTGTTCATCCTCAACCTCGCCATCAGCGACCTGCTGGTTGGCATCTTCTGCATGCCCACCACGCTGGTGGACAACATCATAACAG gATGGCCGTTTGGCAGCGTACTGTGCAAGCTCAGCGGGATGGTTCAAGGGATATCAGTGTCAGCGTCTGTGTTCACTCTGGTTGCAATCGCTGTTGACAG gtttcGCTGCATCGTCTACCCTTTCAAGCAGAAGCTGACCATCCCCACTTCAAAGCTCATTATTGTGGTCATATGGGTCCTGGCTGTGTCCATCATGTGTCCCTCGGGGGTGATGCTGCAGGTCACAAAGGAGCACAGGGTGAGGATAATCCTCGGGCACAATGACACCCAGCCCTTCTACTGGTGCAGGGAAAATTGGCCCAATCAGGAGATGAGGAAAATCTACACCACAGTCCTCTTTGCTAACATCTACCTCGCTCCCCTAAGCCTCATCGTCATCATGTATGCTCGCATCGGCTTCACACTTTCCAAGACTACTATTCCTACGGGGAGTGGAAGTGGAAGCGAGTCTGAGAAGGGCGCTGGCAACAACAAACCGACCATGGAGGGTCGTCAAACAATTTCAAAGAAGAAGACCCGCGTGATCATGATGCTGCTGGTCGTGGCTTTGCTGTTCATCTTGTCCTGGCTTCCTCTGTGGACGCTGATGATGCTGAGCGACTACGCCAGCTTGACGGAGCACCAGTATCGCGTCATCAACATCTACGTGTATCCGTTCGCCCACTGGTTGGCATTCTTCAACAGCAGCATCAACCCCATCATCTACGGGTTCTTCAATGAGAACTTCCGCCGAGGCTTCCAGGCCGCTTTCAAATTCCAGCTGTGTTCCGTCGGCATCGAGCGGCAGAAGATCTACTCCCATCGGATCCGAGGGAACGCGGTGCTCCCGTTCCAACCGCCCGCCTTCCATAGGTTGGGTTCAAGAGGCGGCTCGGTGTTAGCGAGGAATGGGAATTGCGCGGGACAGGAGGGAAGTAGCTTGCATGGCAGAAGCGATAACAAAGAACATGACCTGATTATGGAGGCTGTGGAACAGGCGTTCCAGATTTGA